From Ursus arctos isolate Adak ecotype North America unplaced genomic scaffold, UrsArc2.0 scaffold_11, whole genome shotgun sequence, the proteins below share one genomic window:
- the LOC125280994 gene encoding LOW QUALITY PROTEIN: thymosin beta-4-like (The sequence of the model RefSeq protein was modified relative to this genomic sequence to represent the inferred CDS: substituted 2 bases at 2 genomic stop codons) — translation MVSSPTSPTSGSGTTLHPNQNSLLQTPQSISSATKSDKHDMAEIEKFDKSKLXKTETXKKNPLPSKEMIEQEKQAGES, via the exons ATGGTCTCTTCTCCAACATCTCCGACCTCAGGAAGTGGCACCACCTTGCATCCAA ACCAGAATTCGCTCCTCCAGACGCCTCAATCCATTTCCTCTGCAACCAAGTCTGACAAACATGATATGGCTGAAATTGAGAAATTTGATAAGTCAAAATTGTAGAAGacagaaacatgaaagaaaaatccaCTGCCTTCAAAAGAAATGATTGAACAGGAGAAGCAAGCAGGTGAATCGTAA